A DNA window from Macadamia integrifolia cultivar HAES 741 chromosome 4, SCU_Mint_v3, whole genome shotgun sequence contains the following coding sequences:
- the LOC122077071 gene encoding probable methyltransferase PMT5 — MRSLWFRQFFVNSGRKPPLNWLLLCFVSIFGLIVIFSSSSSNTLNSVTSSPIPDIYKNYRRLKEQATSDFLEIRSLSLGTTHTKELDLCGKEREHYVPCYNVSANQLAGFHNEEEFDRHCEVSQVGQRCLVRPPKEYKIPLRWPAGRDVIWSGNVKITKDQFLSSGSMTKRLMLLEENQIAFHSEDGLIIDGVKDYSRQIAEMIGLGSDSEFIQAGVRTVLDIGCGFGSFGAHLFSLKLTTICISAYEIFGSQVQLSLERGLPAIIGSFISRQLPYPALSFDMVHCAQCGIVWDEKDGAFLIEVDRILRPGGYFVLTSPTSELQGGSLSTKKGITLTPIADFSQKICWSLLAQQEDTFVWQKTSDVHCYASRKQNGVPPLCKEEFDTQLYYQPLLSCISGTNSKRWVPIQNRSSGSQLDNAEIEVHGILPDDFYEDSQVWRSALKNYWSLLTPLIFSDHPKRPGDEDPLPPFNMVRNVMDMNAHYGGLNAAFLEAKKPVWVMNVVPIWTPNTLPLILDRGFTGVLHNWCEPFPTYPRTYDMLHANGLLSQVLKECDLSNLLLEMDRILRPEGWIVLCDKVQAIEKARMLVTQIRWDARVIELQNDNDRRLLVCQKPFLKK; from the exons ATGAGAAGCCTCTGGTTTCGCCAATTCTTCGTCAATTCTGGCCGAAAACCGCCACTTAACTGGTTACTTTTGTGCTTCGTTAGCATATTTGGGTTAATTGTAATCTTCAGCTCATCTTCTTCAAATACCTTGAACTCTGTTACCTCCTCCCCAATACCTGACATTTATAAGAATTACAGAAGATTAAAGGAACAAGCAACAAGTGATTTCTTGGAAATAAGGTCGCTGTCACTGGGAACAACTCACACAAAGGAACTCGACCTCTGTGGCAAGGAAAGGGAGCATTATGTACCTTGCTATAATGTCTCTGCTAACCAGTTAGCTGGGTTTCACaatgaggaggaatttgatcGTCATTGTGAAGTGTCACAAGTGGGACAACGTTGTTTGGTTCGTCCCCCAAAGGAGTACAAGATTCCCTTGAGGTGGCCAGCTGGGAGGGATGTCATATGGAGTGGCAATGTGAAGATAACCAAAGACCAATTCCTTTCTTCGGGAAGCATGACAAAAAG GTTAATGTTACTGGAAGAGAATCAGATTGCTTTTCATTCTGAGGATGGGTTGATCATTGATGGTGTCAAAGATTACTCTCGCCAAATCGCTGAGATGATAGGATTGGGAAGTGACTCTGAATTTATTCAAGCGGGT GTACGCACTGTATTAGATATTGGTTGCGGATTTGGTAGTTTTGGAGCTCATTTGTTCTCACTAAAGTTAACGACAATCTGTATTTCGGCTTATGAGATATTTGGGAGTCAAGTCCAGCTGTCCCTCGAGAGAGGTCTTCCAGCAATAATTGGCAGCTTCATTTCAAGGCAACTTCCATACCCAGCATTGTCGTTTGATATGGTTCACTGTGCTCAATGTGGTATTGTGTGGGATGAGAAAG ATGGTGCCTTCCTTATTGAAGTGGATCGCATACTCAGGCCTGGAGGTTACTTTGTCTTGACATCGCCTACAAGCGAACTCCAAGGGGGTTCACTTAGTACAAAGAAGGGAATCACATTAACACCAATTGCAGATTTTAGCCAGAAAATCTGTTGGAGTTTATTAGCTCAGCAAGAAGATACTTTTGTTTGGCAGAAAACTTCAGATGTTCATTGCTATGCATCACG taagcAGAACGGTGTACCTCCACTTTGCAAAGAAGAGTTTGATACTCAATTGTATTATCAGCCCCTCTTATCATGTATAAGTGGAACCAATAGCAAGCGTTGGGTTCCCATACAGAACAGGTCTTCAGGCTCCCAGTTGGATAATGCTGAAATTGAAGTTCATG GAATTCTTCCTGATGATTTCTATGAAGACTCTCAAGTTTGGAGATCTGCTTTGAAAAACTATTGGTCTTTGCTTACACCCTTGATTTTCTCTGATCATCCGAAAAGGCCTGGTGATGAGGACCCACTACCTCCATTTAACATGGTACGAAACGTGATGGACATGAATGCTCATTATGGAGGTCTAAATGCAGCATTTCTTGAAGCAAAAAAACCAGTCTGGGTGATGAATGTTGTTCCCATTTGGACTCCTAATACACTTCCACTCATACTTGATCGAGGATTCACTGGTGTTTTGCATAACTG GTGTGAACCCTTCCCCACGTACCCCCGAACATATGACATGCTTCATGCTAATGGTTTACTCTCGCAAGTTCTAAAAGAGTGTGACTTATCAAATTTACTGTTGGAGATGGATCGAATTCTTCGACCCGAG GGATGGATTGTCCTTTGTGACAAAGTGCAAGCTATAGAGAAAGCGCGGATGCTGGTAACACAGATCCGTTGGGATGCACGGGTTATTGAGCTCCAAAATGACAATGACCGGCGGCTACTTGTTTGTCAAAAGCCATTTTTGAAGAAGTGA